Genomic window (Pirellulales bacterium):
CGCGCTCAGCTTCGTACCGGTCATCGCCGCCCTCCGATAGGCGTTCACTCAGGCGCACTCCCGCTAATTCCCGACCGCGACTTCGCCGCCGGCGCGTGTCGAGAGCGTTTGCAGCGTCACCAGCGGAATCTGTTCCGAGACGAAGCGTACCGAGCCGTCGCCGAACGCCAGGTTCGCGCCGCCCGGATGGTTGCTCCCCCAGGCGCAGATGCGCAAATCGAAATAGTACTGAAAAACGTTCGGGTCCGTGGCCGGAGGAACGGCGGTGGCGCGTTGGTCGAAATGGAAGGGGAGCCGGTAGTTGAGCGGGCTGTAGGCGCTCATCGTCACATGGCCCGCCGCCTTGCGGCCCGCCGACACGGCCCACCATCCCCATTGCGACAATCGATCGACCCAGCCCGCTTCGCCGAAGGATTCGAAATTGGGGTCCGTGTGGCTGCGCTCTCCGAGCAGGATCGTGGAGTTCAGCCCGTCCGTGACCTCGGCAATGCGGACCTGTCGCTGACGCAGCGCCGGCTCGGACGCGGGGCCGGTCGTGAAAAAGATTCCATCGACGGTCGCGTAGGGCAAAAAGTAGGAGCGCGTGCCGCCGTTTCCCCCGTAGCTCGTCAGCGCTTGATACCAGCCTTGGCTACTGAGGATGGGATTGTCGGGCAGCACGTCGGTCGGGCAAACGAAGGTGCCGATCACCGCCGCGGTCTGCGCGCTGGCGCCGCCCACGGTGTTTTGCAACGGATCCGCCAATTGCCACTGCAATGCCCGCGACGTCTCTTCCAAATACGGCAGCAGATAGGTGAAGAGCGAGAAACAGCGATAAACGGGTGGAAGATAGAAGAGAGATTGATCAACTCCCGAGGGAAACACCCCTTGAAAGTCGTGATAAACGTGGGTTGCCAGCGCTAACTGGCGGATCTGATGCTGACATTGCGACCGCCGCGCGCTTTCGCGCGCGGCCTGCACGGCCGGCAACAGAATGGCGACCAGCATGCCGATAATCGCCACGACCACCAGCAGTTCGATGATCGTGAAACCTGCGCTAGCCGCCAGCTTGACCAAGGGGTTGACGACGGGCTTGCTGCGCGGGTGCATCGCCACCCGCACAGCGTATCCGTCGCCAGCGTCGCACAGGTCGTGCATCCAAGTGCATCCTTTGCTGTACTGGCGGGGACCGTGGCGTTACGCGGCGCGCCGTCGCGCCGCGAGTAGCAATCCAACCGCGCCCGCGAACGCGAGAGCGATGCTGGCCGGTTCGGGCACGCGATAAGTGATGATCAACTGCGGCGGATTAGCCGACTCGCTGCTGTTCAGACGCTTGGCCGTCTGCCCGACCGATTCGTTACCCAGAATTCCCCAACCAAAGTTGCCCGAGGGGTCGTTCAGCCAGCTTTGCACGTCGGCGACCATTTGGCTGCTCGACCAGGAGATAACGTTACCTGTCTGGCCGCCCGGATCAACGGTCGATGCCGATATGGTGCCACTGAAATCTCCGCCGGGCGTGTTCCAGGTCGTGCTCGCCGACGGCGTGGTCGCATTATAGAACGTGTACAACCAGGTGGCGTCATTTTGCGTGGCGGGCGCTCCGACTCCGCCAGGAAAGTTCGAAGTGCCTTGTC
Coding sequences:
- a CDS encoding DNRLRE domain-containing protein gives rise to the protein MNTRYFVPLLVGSILLAQGSAAWAASVTLTPDKDNTIVQVTSPTGQLSNGEGDIFVGRTAQDGSGATVAVTSIRRGLVHFNVAGSGIPSNAVITGVTLQMTNVMSQNGDQTLSLEPVTQDWGQGTSNFPGGVGAPATQNDATWLYTFYNATTPSASTTWNTPGGDFSGTISASTVDPGGQTGNVISWSSSQMVADVQSWLNDPSGNFGWGILGNESVGQTAKRLNSSESANPPQLIITYRVPEPASIALAFAGAVGLLLAARRRAA
- a CDS encoding DUF1559 domain-containing protein, producing MHDLCDAGDGYAVRVAMHPRSKPVVNPLVKLAASAGFTIIELLVVVAIIGMLVAILLPAVQAARESARRSQCQHQIRQLALATHVYHDFQGVFPSGVDQSLFYLPPVYRCFSLFTYLLPYLEETSRALQWQLADPLQNTVGGASAQTAAVIGTFVCPTDVLPDNPILSSQGWYQALTSYGGNGGTRSYFLPYATVDGIFFTTGPASEPALRQRQVRIAEVTDGLNSTILLGERSHTDPNFESFGEAGWVDRLSQWGWWAVSAGRKAAGHVTMSAYSPLNYRLPFHFDQRATAVPPATDPNVFQYYFDLRICAWGSNHPGGANLAFGDGSVRFVSEQIPLVTLQTLSTRAGGEVAVGN